In Lates calcarifer isolate ASB-BC8 linkage group LG21, TLL_Latcal_v3, whole genome shotgun sequence, a single window of DNA contains:
- the LOC108902917 gene encoding segment polarity protein dishevelled homolog DVL-3 — protein sequence MGDGAAEGTRVIYHLEDQETPYLIRINVPAERVTLADFKLVLNKPGLKFFFKSVDDDFGVVKEEISDDDARLPCVNGRVVCWVVSSDTCQSDILSVSTPTSLAPPPTERTGGIGDSRPPSFHAAAVSHDHLQGSEVTPVTSPPGRRERDANDGGGRLNSHAHRAAGQNGAGPTGGGDSSSTQQSSELETTSFCSSEEDSGGRFSQSTGQSSSSPRLVRRQRRRHRKPKGPRMERSVSFSSVTDSTMSLNIITVTLNMERYNFLGISIVGQSNDRGDGGIYIGSIMKGGAVAADGRIEPGDMLLQVNDINFENMSNDDAVRVLREIVHKPGPVTLTVAKCWDPNPRGCFTLPRSEPVRPIDPAAWVSHTAAMTGRLLPHYGVHEENHLTIHSDITAVVKAMANPESGLEVRDRMWLKITIPNAFIGSDVVDWLHHNVEGFTDRREARKYAGNLLKAGYIRHTVNKVTFSEQCYYVFGDLCGDLGVMSLLDHEGASSRGEGGLDCDPASGVQWPPAFPYQYPIPHPYSSPHPLHQLPAWTGEGGVGGGSQHSEGSHSSGSNCSNGLKEGGGGGSQSEPTKHLASPGDDSTQQPLTSLSGLHGDKDSKDPPLAPSPSSGQGRDLSSVPPDISASRRSFCLAMGNPSDFFVDVM from the exons ATGGGGGACGGCGCGGCGGAGGGGACCCGGGTCATCTACCACCTGGAGGACCAGGAGACCCCCTACCTGATCCGGATCAACGTGCCTGCGGAGCGCGTCACCCTCGCGGACTTCAAACTGGTCCTGAACAAACCCGGCCTCAAATTCTTCTTCAAGTCCGTGGACGACGACTTCGG GGTGGTGAAGGAGGAGATCAGTGACGATGACGCGAGGTTGCCCTGTGTGAATGGACGAGTCGTCTGCtgg GTGGTGTCCTCAGACACCTGTCAGTCAGACATCCTTTCAGTGTCCACGCCCACCAGCCTGGCCCCACCCCccacagagaggacaggagggatTGGAGACTCCAGACCTCCATCCTTCCA tgctGCAGCCGTCAGCCACGATCACCtgcaggggtcagaggtcacaccTGTCACTTCACCacctgggaggagagagagggacgcCAATGACGGAG gtggGCGTCTGAACAGCCACGCCCACCGAGCAGCTGGTCAGAACGGGGCGGGGCCAACAGGTGGAGGTGACAGCTCGTCAACCCAACAGAGCAGCGAGTTAGAGACGACCAGTTTCTGCTCATCAGAGGAAGACTCAGGAGGAAG GTTCAGCCAATCAACAGGACAGAGCAGTTCCTCACCACGACTCGTCAGGCGTCAACGACGCCGCCACCGGAAACCCAAAGGGCCACGAATGGAGCgg tctgtgtcttTCAGCAGTGTCACTGACTCCACCATGTCGCTCaacatcatcactgtcactcTCAACATGG AGAGGTATAACTTCCTGGGGATCAGTATTGTGGGCCAGAGTAACGACAGAGGAGACGGAGGGATTTATATCGGCTCCATCATGAAGGGAGGAGCGGTGGCAGCAGATGGACGCATCGAGCCCGGAGACATGTTACTGCAG gtgaACGACATCAACTTTGAAAACATGAGTAACGACGATGCTGTTCGAGTCCTGAGAGAGATCGTCCACAAACCAGG tcCGGTGACATTGACGGTGGCGAAGTGTTGGGATCCAAACCCACGAGGCTGCTTCACATTGCCAAGAA GTGAACCGGTCCGTCCCATCGACCCTGCTGCCTGGGTGTCTCACACCGCCGCCATGACAGGGAGGCTCCTCCCACACTATG gcGTCCATGAAGAAAACCACCTCACCATCCACAGCGACATCACAGCTGTTGTCAAGGCGATGGCCAATCCTGAGTCAGGCCTGGAGGTTCGGGACAGGATGTGGCTGAAGATCACCATCCCCAATGCCTTCATTG GTTCAGACGTGGTGGACTGGCTACACCATAATGTTGAAGGTTTCACCGATCGCCGTGAAGCCAGGAAGTACGCAGGAAACCTGCTAAAGGCCGGATACATCCGACACACTGTCAACAAGGTCACCTTCTCCGAACAGTGCTACTACGTGTTCGGAGACCTCTGTGGGG aTCTGGGTGTGATGTCTCTGCTGGATCATGAAGGAGCCTCCAGTCGAGGAGAAGGAGGATTGGACTGTGACCCGGCGTCAGGCGTCCAGTGGCCCCCGGCCTTCCCCTACCAGTACCCCATCCCTCACCCCTATAGTTCTCCTCACCCCCTTCACCAGCTGCCGGCCTGgacaggagaaggaggagtaggaggagggaGTCAGCACAGTGAAG GAAGTCACAGCAGTGGATCGAATTGTAGCAACGGtctgaaggagggaggaggaggaggcagccaatcagagcccaCCAAACACCTGGCGTCTCCCGGCGACGACAGCACCCAGCAACCCCTGACATCCCTCTCTGGTCTCCATGGTGACAAAGACTCAAAGGACCCCCCACTGGCTCCTTCACCATCTTCAGGTCAAGGTCGAGACCTCTCCTCTGTCCCACCTGATATCTCTGCCTCCAGACGGTCCTTCTGCCTGGCCATGGGAAACCCCAGTGATTTCTTTGTGGATGTGATGTGA
- the rnpepl1 gene encoding LOW QUALITY PROTEIN: aminopeptidase RNPEPL1 (The sequence of the model RefSeq protein was modified relative to this genomic sequence to represent the inferred CDS: deleted 1 base in 1 codon) yields the protein MMAELHQTPTSLCCCRKSLPASGARCTGDSSRPSAGPGPGSPRCPLVDVASASNFRCFQLRHFHLDLRLNFAVKEMSGWLVLDLVPVQAGIHTLVLDSHPSLLIHSIDCKVPGSGQEEPVSLTYRVDPFTDYGSSLNISLPTTAVKPGRLIQITVRYTTTDGPAIWWLDSELTCGQTRPLVFTQGHSVCNRSFFPCFDTPAVKSTYTATVRVPDGVTVLMSASRSSYSKPDRVFQFSMEFPVPSYLVALVAGELQHVDVGPRSRVWAEPCLLSCAVKKLGGSVERWLGVAEELFGPYLWGRCDIVFLPPSFPIVAMENPCLTFIIASILESSEFLLIDVIHEIAHGWFGNAVTNATWEEMWLSEGLATYAQRRITTEAYGEAFTCLETVVRLDALHRQLRLLGDNNPVSKLQVKFEPGVNPSTLMNLFTYEKGFCFVSYLSQLSGDVHDFDRFLRDYISQFKFKSVVAQDLIDFFLGYFPELQDAAVAQREGLEFERWLSGCGPPLYEPDLSAGGALIQPVQDLCVLWRRSDTPDLQTLTSFDLSAWSTFQIVLFLDRMLDHSPLPHDVMVSLSGSYSSLFDGLNAEVQIRWLQMVVRNSFYPDLPRVRAFLHKHTSRMYTVPLYEDLVAGVMKCVAVEIFYQTQRRLHPNLRRTLQQILFQTGSTPINQNGPALSVVPPSPSPSSSAQPPQPAATATASTGTTAAIALRDVKRVGVKSTSAVT from the exons ATGATGGCGGAGCTCCACCAGACTCCCACCTCGTTATGCTGCTGCCGTAAATCCCTGCCAGCCTCTGGGGCCCGGTGTACCGGGGACTCCAGCCGACCCTCGGCAGGTCCGGGTCCCGGGTCTCCTCGGTGCCCCCTGGTGGACGTGGCCTCAGCGTCTAACTTCAGGTGCTTCCAGCTGCGACACTTCCACCTGGACCTGCGGCTGAACTTTGCCGTGAAGGAGATGAGCGGCTGGCTGGTTCTGGATCTGGTCCCGGTCCAGGCTGGGATCCACACCCTGGTCCTGGACTCCCACCCGTCTCTGTTGATCCACTCCATAGATTGTAAGGTTCCCGGGTCGGGACAGGAGGAGCCCGTCTCCCTCACGTACCGGGTTGATCCATTCACAGATTACGGATCGTCGCTCAACATCAGCCTCCCGACAACTGCCGTGAAACCGGGACGACTGATTCAGATCACAGTCCGCTACACCACCACAGACGGACCGGCG ATCTGGTGGTTGGACTCGGAGCTGACCTGTGGTCAGACTCGTCCTCTGGTCTTCACTCAGGGTCACTCCGTCTGTAATCGCTCCTTCTTCCCCTGCTTTGACACACCTGCTGTCAAGAGCACCTACACCGCTACTGTCAGG gtcccAGACGGAGTCACGGTCCTGATGAGTGCGTCTCGGAGCTCCTACTCCAAACCGGACCGGGTCTTCCAGTTCTCCATGGAGTTCCCGGTCCCGTCCTACCTGGTGGCGTTGGTGGCCGGAGAGCTGCAGCACGTGGACGTCGGCCCGAG GAGCCGTGTGTGGGCGGAGCCATGTCTGCTGTCCTGCGCGGTTAAGAAGCTGGGGGGCAGCGTGGAGCGCTGGCTGGGCGTGGCCGAGGAGCTGTTCGGACCGTACCTGTGGGGCAGGTGCGACATCGTGTtcctccccccctccttccccatCGTCGCCATGGAGAACCCGTGCCTCACCTTCATCATCGCCTCCATCCTGGAGAGCAGCGAGTTCCTGCTCATCGACGTCATCCACGAGATCGCCCACGGCTGGTTCGGCAACGCCGTCACCAACGCCACCTGGGAGGAGATGTGGCTGAGCGAGGGGCTGGCCACGTACGCCCAGCGGAGGATCACCACCGAGGCCTACG GTGAGGCGTTCACCTGTCTGGAAACTGTCGTACGATTGGACGCCCTCCACAGACAGCTGCGTCTCCTCGGAGACAACAACCCTGTGAGCAAACTGCAGGTCAAGTTTGagccag gtgtgaACCCCAGCACTCTGATGAACCTGTTCACCTACGAGAAAGGATTCTGCTTCGTGTCGTATCTGTCACAGCTCAGTGGAGACGTCCATGACTTCGACCGCTTCCTCagg GACTACATCTCTCAGTTTAAGTTTAAGAGCGTTGTGGCTCAGGACCTCATCGACTTCTTCCTGGGTTACTTCCCTGAGCTGCAGGACGCCGCCGTCGCCcagagagaag GTTTGGAGTTTGAGCGGTGGCTGAGCGGCTGTGGTCCTCCTCTGTACGAGCCGGACCTGTCAGCAGGGGGCGCTCTGATCCAGCCGGTCCAGGACCTGTGTGTCCTGTGGAGGAGGAGCGACACCCCCGACCTGCAGACCCTCACCAGCTTCGACCTGTCGGCCTGGAGCACCTTTCAGATCGTCCTGTTCCTGGACCGCATGTTGGACCACTCCCCGCTGCCTCACG ATGTGATGGTGAGTCTGTCCGGGTCGTACTCGTCCCTGTTTGACGGTCTGAACGCTGAGGTCCAGATCCGGTGGCTGCAGATGGTCGTGAGGAACTCGTTCTACCCGGACCTTCCCCGAGTCCGAGCCTTCCTCCACAAACAC ACGTCCAGGATGTACACGGTGCCGCTGTACGAGGACCTGGTTGCCGGGGTGATGAAGTGCGTTGCCGTGGAGATTTTCTACCAGACTCAGCGTCGCCTGCACCCCAACCTAAGACGGACGTTACAGCAGATCCTGTTCCAGACCGGCTCCACCCCGATC AATCAGAACGGCCCGGCTCTGTCCGTtgtccccccctccccctccccctcatcCTCTGCGCAGCCGCCACAGCCCGCTGCCACGGCAACCGCCTCCACCGGGACGACGGCCGCCATCGCTCTGAGGGACGTCAAACGTGTCGGCGTGAAGTCGACCTCCGCTGTCACCTGA